AGTGTTTCTGTCAAGACCCTCACCCAGCACAGTTTGCCATCCGGTCATGACAGCCGACGCGCTAGCCACTCTTTTGCCCAAAACAGATACAGAAACAACAACAGTCTGACCAGTGTCCTTCTCTTTTTTCTTCCCAGATCTTTTGGAAGCCAATGTCTTGCTCGTATTACCATTGCCAGCCACATAACCATCCAAGTACTCCTTGGTACACGTGATGAATTTTGTCTGTAAATGCCAATTGAAAGGCAGCTCAAACTGAACTCTGAGAAAAGCATTCAGATTCCTACCGGCTCTCCCAGAAGTAGCATCATGTCTATTCCACCTTACACACTCAAAGAGATCACCTGGATCAAAAGAGATAGGCACCTCTTTGCGTTGCTTGAAAAGAATTGTAAATGTGATCACCTTCGCCTCCATCATCAGAAAGCCTTGCATCCTCTTTTCTTGTAAAACTAATTTGATACCAGAAATTGTTTCCTTCCAGCAAGGGTTCGTAGAAGATCTTTTCTTGCGCAGCATCATTGTACTAACTCCCAATACTCCGTCAGGTGGATCGCCCGTTTGAGATTGACGAATCCGTTTCCTCCTTCGGCATCCCCTATCCATTAGAAACAGGGGTTGATCGCATCTGATTTGCTGCCATTTACCCTCAATCTTTGCAGCAGTACATGGAGATTCAAGAACAGGGGTGATCTGTTGCACGCTGACCGTCGTATCCTGCCGGACTGTATCTGTACACTCAAAGATTGACACTGGATCCTGCACATTACCATCTAGTATGGATGATTCATTGCCAGCGTCCTCAACGACCTCTTCCACATTGGGTTCAGGCCTTTCGATTGAGCAAACCACACTAGTTTCCTCCATATCCGTGCAATAAGAAGTCTTTGGGGTAGGCAAAGGATTACCTGCTAGAGGTAACTTCAAACTCACCACTTTCGGATGATCTCTGACCATATGCACACGTTCCAAATCCCTCCTCATCTGCATCAATTTCTGACCGATTTTTTCCAGTCCCTGGTCAATCGCCCGATCTGAAACCTTCCTGCAGTCTTCCAGATTCTTTCCACTGCGGATCTTGCTCTTTGCCAATCTGCAGACCGCAGTCCTCATCCTGATCCATGAGTCGCGGAGTCCCAGGGGGTCTCCATCTTCATCGGCGGCCCGCGGCCCTCAGGTCCCTCTCGTACTCTCTCTCACTAGGTGGATTCTGGATCtctcccgccggagcggcggcggcagtCCCTGTCGGTGTTCGCCCCCGAGTCGCCTCGGGGTCAGGTGCGCCAATCACGGGACGAGTCATTTTTCTGGCGAGCGATGCCGCTGCGTTTTTGGCGAGCGGAGCACCGGccaacgaggtagaagttaatgcacggcgcctaagtgttttgagattatttggttttcgtaagatgacttacacacatagacggagggagtagtagtactaCAAGGTTGGGATCGTGCCATGGGTAGCTAGATTGAGCCGTTTAGATTTAGGGCCTATCCGGAGTCCCTCCTGCTCCGTGACTCCGCTTCCGGAGCAGCCAGAGCAGCAGTTTAAATTTTTGGAGCGAAGAAACAGGCATTCCACCGATCCTTGGATTTGGCGGAGCCGTTGGTTTCCCGAACAGCTCCTTATTAGAGAAGTTGGGTCGTTTGATCAGTCAGTCAAGTCTGTAGTACTCGATGGCAGTGCTTGCACGAGTCAGTCGTTTTTGGGTGCGCATGCTTGTAGTTAATCAAGAATGACGGGTCAATTTCCTAGACCCCCGGAGTTAATTTAGTCCAAGGATTAGTACTCCCTATTTTTCTTTGATGTGTTCACATCTGTAAACCGATCGCATTCCACTCTATAAATAGCTTGAGTTGAGTTGCTCAGTGGACGGAAGAAAAGTTGTGAGTTTTGAAGTCGTTGCTGCATTCTTTCTTGGCGGCCATGGACGGTGGTGGTGTGGCTGCCGCCGCTTCCGTATCCAAGAAGAGGAAGCAGTGGCTGAACAATCAGGACCTCATCAGCGATCTCCCCGACGAGATCCTCGACATCATCATCTCCTGCCTCCCCACCAAGCCAGCGGCGCGGACAGCCGTCCTCTCCTCTCGGTGGCGCCACCTCTGGCGCTCCGCCCCGCTCAacctcgccgtcgaccgccgccTCTCCGGGTGGGAGCGCGACCGCATCGCCATCGTCTGCAAGATCCTGGCCGCACACCCTGGCCCTGTCCGCCGCCTCTCCCTCCACGACATCATCTGCCTCCGCCGCGGCATCTACGGGAAGATCGACCGCTTGTTCCGGTCCCCCACCCTGGATGGCCTCGAGGAGCTCGACTTCACCTCCAACGGCTCTTactacggcgacggcgacggaggcgACAGGCCACCGCGCCCGCTGCCGCCTTCGGCCCTCCgattcgcgcccacgctgcgcgctCTCAGCATCGACTCCTGTGATTTTCCTGAGATTGAGGCTGCCCCTGCGCTTCTTTTCCCTCGGCTGAAGCAACTCAAGCTGTACAAGATCGCCATCTCACAGGCGACCATCCACCGCCTGCTGGCCGGCTGCATCGTGCTCGAGAGCCTTGAGCTTGGATGGATCCACGGGCTCAACAGCGTCCGGATTGTCTCCCCTACTCTACGAAGTATTGTTGTCTCTGTTTCTTACCGCAACAGAGCA
This window of the Triticum aestivum cultivar Chinese Spring chromosome 5D, IWGSC CS RefSeq v2.1, whole genome shotgun sequence genome carries:
- the LOC123125406 gene encoding F-box/LRR-repeat protein At3g03360-like encodes the protein MDGGGVAAAASVSKKRKQWLNNQDLISDLPDEILDIIISCLPTKPAARTAVLSSRWRHLWRSAPLNLAVDRRLSGWERDRIAIVCKILAAHPGPVRRLSLHDIICLRRGIYGKIDRLFRSPTLDGLEELDFTSNGSYYGDGDGGDRPPRPLPPSALRFAPTLRALSIDSCDFPEIEAAPALLFPRLKQLKLYKIAISQATIHRLLAGCIVLESLELGWIHGLNSVRIVSPTLRSIVVSVSYRNRANVMLKKLVIEDAPSLERLIPLGDGPKIIKVISAPKLTVSGYLSSKT